In a single window of the Sorangium aterium genome:
- a CDS encoding fatty acyl-AMP ligase translates to MTAVWKPRTVAQAIEDAAASTKTGYRFIEESSENEPFFTHGGIERASARFGGALQALGLGKGDRVALILPDNADFIFAFLGAIRAGVIPVPIYPPTGLGKLTGYLENTLHIVAKSGAKVLLTSAEIKRMLGTIQAQAPALEQIVAVEGLRGAREELKPVKVELDDVCFLQFTSGSTSRPKGVVLTHANLAANVRAIVDLGLGVRESVDTGVSWLPLYHDMGLIGFVIAPLYYVNTITFLPPLLFLKRPVRWLETITRHRGNVSFGPNFAYALCVKRIREQEMAGLDLSTWRVAGCGAEPIRADNLRAFAEKFAPVGFDEKAFVCSYGMAESTLAVSFSALGAGLQTDAVDGETLWKEGKATPVPADGEGASSLVQCGSAFEGHEIGVFASDDAESARPLGDREVGELRLRGPSVMPGYFNDPDLTKEAFAGGWLRTGDLGYLAEGKVYICGRSKEVIIVNGRNYYPQDLEWEASRVSGVRKGNVIAFGTMKPHNDRERVVIVFETPASDEQEKQALKGEVRRVVQQAMGLTVDDVVAVGSGILPKTSSGKLQRSKTRELYENGELLIRSSSREGDRLDAAKEFAKSQINFFRHAIFRGRGG, encoded by the coding sequence ATGACGGCTGTTTGGAAACCGCGGACGGTCGCTCAGGCGATCGAGGACGCAGCGGCGAGCACGAAGACGGGCTATCGCTTCATCGAGGAGTCGAGCGAGAACGAGCCGTTCTTCACGCACGGGGGCATCGAGCGGGCCAGCGCGCGCTTCGGCGGCGCGCTCCAGGCGCTCGGGCTCGGCAAGGGCGATCGCGTCGCGTTGATCCTGCCGGACAACGCCGATTTCATCTTCGCCTTCCTGGGCGCGATCCGCGCGGGCGTCATCCCGGTGCCCATCTACCCGCCGACCGGCCTCGGCAAGCTGACCGGCTACCTCGAGAACACGCTGCACATCGTCGCGAAGAGCGGCGCCAAGGTCCTGCTCACGAGCGCCGAGATCAAGCGGATGCTCGGCACGATCCAGGCGCAGGCGCCGGCGCTCGAGCAGATCGTGGCGGTGGAGGGCCTCCGGGGCGCCCGCGAGGAGCTCAAGCCGGTCAAGGTCGAGCTCGACGACGTGTGCTTCCTCCAGTTCACGAGCGGCTCGACGTCGCGCCCGAAGGGCGTGGTGCTCACGCACGCGAACCTGGCGGCGAACGTGCGGGCGATCGTGGATCTCGGCCTGGGGGTGCGGGAGTCGGTCGATACGGGCGTGTCGTGGCTGCCGCTCTACCACGACATGGGGCTCATCGGCTTCGTGATCGCGCCGCTGTACTACGTCAACACGATCACGTTCCTGCCGCCGCTGCTGTTCCTGAAGCGCCCGGTGCGCTGGCTGGAGACGATCACGCGCCACCGGGGCAACGTGTCGTTCGGCCCGAACTTCGCCTACGCGCTCTGCGTGAAGCGGATCCGAGAGCAGGAGATGGCGGGGCTGGATCTCTCGACGTGGCGGGTCGCCGGGTGCGGCGCCGAGCCGATCCGGGCCGACAACCTGCGCGCGTTTGCCGAGAAGTTCGCGCCGGTCGGCTTCGACGAGAAGGCGTTCGTCTGCTCGTACGGGATGGCCGAGAGCACGCTGGCGGTGTCGTTCAGCGCGCTCGGGGCCGGGCTGCAGACCGACGCGGTGGACGGCGAGACGCTCTGGAAGGAGGGCAAGGCGACGCCCGTCCCGGCCGACGGCGAGGGCGCGTCGTCGCTCGTGCAGTGCGGGTCGGCGTTCGAGGGGCACGAGATCGGGGTCTTCGCGTCGGACGACGCGGAGAGCGCGCGCCCGCTCGGCGATCGCGAGGTCGGGGAGCTCCGGCTGCGGGGCCCGAGCGTGATGCCCGGCTATTTCAACGACCCGGATCTCACGAAGGAAGCGTTCGCGGGCGGCTGGCTGCGGACCGGCGATCTCGGGTACCTCGCGGAGGGCAAGGTCTATATCTGCGGGCGCTCGAAGGAGGTCATCATCGTCAACGGGCGCAACTACTACCCGCAGGATCTCGAGTGGGAGGCGAGCCGCGTCTCCGGGGTCCGGAAGGGCAACGTGATCGCGTTCGGGACGATGAAGCCGCACAACGACCGCGAGCGCGTGGTCATCGTCTTCGAGACGCCGGCGTCGGACGAGCAGGAGAAGCAGGCGCTGAAGGGCGAGGTGCGCCGCGTCGTCCAGCAGGCCATGGGGCTCACCGTCGATGACGTGGTGGCGGTCGGGTCGGGCATCCTGCCGAAGACCTCGAGCGGGAAGCTCCAGCGGAGCAAGACGCGGGAGCTCTACGAGAACGGGGAGCTGCTGATCCGCAGCTCGTCGCGCGAGGGGGACCGGCTGGACGCGGCGAAGGAGTTCGCCAAGAGCCAGATCAACTTCTTCCGCCACGCGATCTTCCGCGGGCGGGGGGGATGA
- a CDS encoding acyl carrier protein, with the protein MTWTRETLRAEIIQLLEGHTAGEVKIEESSHLVADLSLDSLGVMEIVADMEDKFDLSIPDDMLREVDTVADVVKAIELRLKNEGRLSG; encoded by the coding sequence ATGACGTGGACACGGGAGACGTTGCGGGCAGAGATCATCCAGCTCCTGGAGGGACACACGGCCGGCGAGGTAAAGATCGAGGAGTCGAGCCACCTCGTCGCCGACCTCAGCCTCGACTCGCTGGGAGTGATGGAGATCGTCGCGGATATGGAGGATAAGTTCGACCTCTCGATCCCCGACGACATGTTGCGCGAGGTCGACACGGTCGCCGACGTCGTCAAGGCCATCGAGCTCCGGCTCAAGAACGAAGGAAGGCTCTCGGGATGA
- a CDS encoding helical backbone metal receptor: MAFSAGWGPAFAGSFIRIVDDRGRKHEWRSPPRRIVSLVPSDTYSLLRLGARDQLVGRTRYCVAPAGDVEGIELVGGTKDADVDRIAALEPDVVVANQEENSKRDIERLDAAGLRVLVSFPKRVADGVAHLARLARLLGHVATKPGAPAPSANVEHGAPGQPPPATARELVAAAYRAHAAAEARRRERPPIRAFIPIWMDPLMTVHGDTFISDVLDLVGAQNVFEDRPRRYPLAADLGKAPPLPPERVQGRDLRYPRVTLDEVIARAPELVLLPDEPHAFTDADAAIFRSLDIPAARRGHVIRCDGKDLMWYGARALEGLSRLREIVDAARP, from the coding sequence ATGGCGTTCAGCGCAGGCTGGGGACCGGCCTTTGCCGGGTCGTTCATCCGCATCGTCGACGACCGGGGGCGCAAGCACGAGTGGCGCTCGCCTCCGCGGCGCATCGTCTCGCTCGTCCCGAGCGACACCTACTCGCTCCTCCGGCTCGGCGCCCGGGATCAGCTCGTCGGCCGCACCCGCTACTGCGTCGCGCCGGCGGGGGACGTCGAGGGCATCGAGCTCGTCGGTGGCACGAAGGACGCCGACGTCGACCGCATCGCCGCGCTCGAGCCGGACGTCGTCGTCGCGAACCAGGAGGAGAACAGCAAGCGCGACATCGAGCGCCTCGACGCCGCGGGGCTCCGGGTGCTCGTCTCGTTCCCGAAGCGGGTCGCCGACGGTGTGGCGCACCTCGCCCGGCTGGCGCGCCTGCTCGGGCACGTCGCGACGAAGCCCGGCGCGCCCGCGCCCTCGGCGAATGTGGAGCACGGCGCCCCGGGCCAGCCGCCGCCGGCCACCGCGCGCGAGCTGGTCGCGGCCGCCTACCGCGCCCACGCCGCGGCCGAGGCGCGGCGCCGCGAGCGCCCGCCGATCCGCGCCTTCATCCCGATCTGGATGGACCCGCTGATGACCGTCCACGGCGACACGTTCATCTCCGACGTGCTCGACCTCGTGGGCGCGCAGAACGTCTTCGAGGATCGGCCCCGGCGCTACCCGCTCGCGGCCGACCTGGGCAAGGCGCCGCCGCTGCCCCCCGAGCGCGTCCAGGGCCGCGACCTGCGCTACCCCCGCGTGACCCTCGACGAGGTGATCGCTCGCGCCCCGGAGCTCGTCCTGCTGCCCGATGAGCCGCACGCCTTCACCGACGCCGACGCGGCAATATTTCGCTCCCTCGACATCCCCGCTGCCCGCCGTGGCCACGTGATCAGGTGCGACGGGAAGGACCTCATGTGGTACGGCGCGCGGGCGCTCGAGGGGCTCAGTCGGCTGCGCGAGATCGTCGACGCCGCCCGTCCCTGA
- a CDS encoding serine/threonine-protein kinase produces the protein MQIDRLDVRRGGTLPYPPSGLPALPLGAAREEAPRRRAAPRGGRLLPCQIGRYTLFDHIGQGGMADLYLARVRTDLGAARLVAIKEVAPRFAHDPRFLEMLAGEARLAAGLRHASIVQVEDLCREDGSLFIAMEYVEGLDLRELLRRCARQKVKFPVAFSLLIIAEALQALAYAHRKGVVHRDVSPSNVLLSFDGEIKLCDFGIARAHERCGAMDEALQGKAGYMSPEQARGDAVDARSDVFAAGILLWELLAGRRMYSAGPGAALSKEAARGDLLELARRASIPPLVERGLPDEAALHAIVARALAVAPDERYPSAAAMLQDIVAYAAAAELTASPLRFGAWLRDNFGTELVAPRRARERAVRALELGPPVVIEPIATVALAPSARGAVTPSAVEGGAQGAMAAAASPAMAMAAPPAMEAAARLTRAAGAQGAEPAARAVAEPPPWARTQPSLARSQQRRLVPLLLLGALLFVLAALVIAGRYLAAR, from the coding sequence GTGCAGATCGATCGCCTCGATGTGCGTCGCGGAGGCACGCTCCCGTACCCGCCTTCCGGCCTGCCCGCTCTCCCCCTCGGCGCCGCGCGCGAGGAAGCCCCGCGCCGCCGGGCGGCGCCCCGCGGAGGGCGGCTGCTGCCGTGCCAGATCGGCCGCTACACGCTGTTCGATCACATCGGCCAGGGAGGGATGGCCGATCTTTACCTGGCCCGGGTGCGCACGGACCTCGGCGCCGCGCGCCTCGTCGCCATCAAGGAGGTCGCCCCGAGGTTCGCGCACGACCCGCGCTTCCTCGAGATGCTCGCGGGCGAGGCCAGGCTCGCGGCGGGGCTGCGCCACGCGTCCATCGTGCAGGTCGAGGACCTCTGCCGCGAGGACGGCTCGCTCTTCATCGCGATGGAGTACGTCGAGGGCCTCGACCTTCGCGAGCTGCTCCGCCGCTGCGCGCGCCAGAAGGTGAAGTTCCCGGTCGCGTTCTCGCTGCTGATCATCGCCGAGGCGCTCCAGGCGCTCGCGTACGCCCACCGGAAGGGCGTCGTGCACCGCGACGTCTCGCCGTCGAACGTGCTCCTGAGCTTCGATGGCGAGATCAAGCTCTGCGACTTCGGCATCGCCCGCGCGCACGAGCGCTGCGGCGCCATGGACGAGGCGCTGCAGGGCAAGGCCGGCTACATGAGCCCCGAGCAGGCCCGGGGCGACGCGGTCGACGCGCGATCCGACGTCTTCGCGGCGGGCATCCTGCTCTGGGAGCTGCTGGCCGGCCGGCGCATGTACAGCGCGGGCCCCGGCGCAGCGCTCTCCAAGGAGGCGGCGCGGGGCGATCTTCTCGAGCTCGCGCGGCGCGCGTCGATCCCACCGCTCGTGGAGCGCGGGCTCCCCGACGAGGCGGCGCTCCACGCGATCGTGGCGCGGGCGCTCGCGGTGGCGCCCGACGAGCGCTACCCGAGCGCGGCGGCGATGCTCCAGGACATCGTCGCCTACGCGGCGGCGGCCGAGCTGACGGCCAGCCCGCTGCGCTTCGGGGCGTGGCTGCGAGACAACTTCGGCACGGAGCTGGTCGCGCCCCGGCGGGCGCGCGAGCGTGCGGTGCGCGCGCTGGAGCTCGGTCCGCCTGTGGTGATCGAGCCGATCGCGACCGTGGCTCTCGCGCCGAGCGCGAGGGGGGCCGTCACGCCGAGCGCGGTGGAGGGCGGTGCGCAAGGCGCGATGGCAGCGGCAGCATCGCCGGCGATGGCGATGGCAGCGCCGCCGGCGATGGAGGCCGCCGCGCGGCTCACGAGGGCGGCCGGCGCGCAGGGCGCAGAGCCCGCCGCGCGGGCCGTGGCCGAGCCGCCGCCCTGGGCCAGGACGCAGCCCTCGCTCGCCCGCTCGCAGCAGCGCAGGCTCGTGCCATTGCTCCTGCTCGGCGCGCTGCTGTTCGTCCTCGCCGCGCTCGTCATCGCGGGCCGCTATCTCGCGGCGCGCTAG
- a CDS encoding DUF2231 domain-containing protein — MIGTAVLGGIEEQDWIDQIADPLQRGIQSVLRRAPTVAKVLHGEFLGHPLHPVLVTIPIGAWSCALVLDLAGIGRRRRFHRGADATVAIGLGGALVATFAGLADWSTTLGPAKRIGFVHGALNLAIAGLYGASLASRAIGLRPLGIALSTAGFGLAGASGWLGGELIYRYGVGIGNDACARKPEMQVPVPEAPIADAG; from the coding sequence ATGATCGGAACCGCAGTCTTGGGGGGAATCGAGGAGCAGGACTGGATCGACCAGATCGCCGACCCGCTTCAGCGCGGGATCCAGTCCGTGCTGAGGCGCGCGCCCACGGTCGCCAAGGTGCTGCATGGCGAGTTCCTCGGGCACCCCTTGCACCCGGTGCTTGTGACCATCCCCATCGGCGCCTGGTCCTGCGCGCTGGTGCTCGATCTCGCCGGCATCGGCCGCAGGCGGCGCTTCCATCGGGGAGCGGACGCGACCGTGGCCATCGGCCTCGGCGGGGCGCTCGTGGCCACCTTCGCCGGGCTCGCCGACTGGAGCACCACCCTCGGCCCCGCGAAGCGGATCGGCTTCGTCCACGGCGCCTTGAACCTCGCGATCGCTGGCCTGTACGGCGCCTCGCTCGCCTCCCGGGCGATCGGGCTGCGGCCGCTCGGGATCGCGCTGTCGACCGCGGGGTTCGGCCTCGCGGGGGCGAGCGGCTGGCTCGGCGGAGAGCTCATCTACCGCTACGGCGTCGGCATCGGCAACGACGCGTGCGCGCGGAAGCCGGAGATGCAGGTGCCCGTGCCCGAAGCGCCGATCGCCGACGCGGGGTGA
- the priA gene encoding replication restart helicase PriA yields the protein MPLLADVAVPVPLSQAFTYEVPAALAGEVRPGARVLCEFHRRKLLGVVLAVSERSAAIDPSKIKPLAALVDARPALPAELLAFLQELAAYYFAPIGEVLRLALPAIEREQVRALKAQGELDGVLDLGRAKQVGGRKVAYASATDVVEEPGTLRGQAAAVLALLRANGEQPVARIEERFGNARSALKKLAERNLVTLDEREPPRDPFFRRAEERDVPPELNAAQAEAAERIDAALAALSAPPGGGEHPASTHQEPRRIAQEPRPSAFLLFGVTGSGKTEVYLRAIKSCLERGRGALVMVPEIALTPQLVARFRARFGDELAVLHSGLSDADRHAMWASLHVGKVRVAIGARSALFAPVPDLGLILVDEEHDGSFKQEEGVRYHARDMALLRAHRAGAVCVLGSATPSIESVALVRRGKLAELRLPDRAHREASLPEVSLVDLRRFGAGPSGDPLISLPLHRALEKTLAAKEQAILFLNRRGFAPSVVCGSCGTLTTCDACSVALTYHRGRRRDARPPSPAGAPAPAAPLEERPEGGRLRCHYCDYAGPLPDRCGSCGARNLLLEGLGTERLEATIAGSFPEARVARLDRDVAGKDRSQAILARMREGKIDILVGTQMVTKGHDLPNVTLVGVVNADAALGLPDFRAAERGFQLLVQVAGRAGRRDRPGRVLIQTRNPEHPAIAFAAAHDVPGFLEREIRDREEVGYPPATRLALLRIDAVDEGVGRGAAAKLAAHARTCPEGVARRVEVLGPSAAPIARLRGRYRFRVLLRARERGPLRGALAALAGLIRDGLDRNARVMIDVDPVAML from the coding sequence ATGCCCCTCCTCGCCGACGTCGCGGTGCCCGTCCCGCTCTCGCAGGCCTTCACCTACGAGGTCCCTGCCGCGCTCGCCGGCGAGGTGCGACCGGGGGCGCGCGTCCTCTGCGAGTTCCATCGGCGCAAGCTGCTGGGCGTGGTGCTCGCCGTCAGCGAGCGCAGCGCGGCCATCGATCCGTCGAAGATCAAGCCGCTCGCGGCGCTCGTCGACGCGCGCCCGGCGCTGCCAGCGGAGCTGCTCGCCTTCCTGCAGGAGCTCGCCGCCTACTACTTCGCGCCGATCGGCGAGGTGCTCCGCCTCGCGCTGCCGGCGATCGAGCGCGAGCAGGTGCGCGCGCTCAAGGCCCAGGGGGAGCTCGACGGCGTCCTCGACCTCGGCCGCGCCAAGCAGGTCGGCGGCCGCAAGGTCGCGTACGCGAGCGCGACCGACGTGGTCGAGGAGCCCGGCACGCTCCGCGGGCAGGCCGCGGCGGTGCTCGCGCTGCTCCGCGCGAACGGCGAGCAGCCGGTCGCGCGGATCGAGGAGCGCTTCGGCAACGCGCGCAGCGCACTGAAGAAGCTCGCCGAGCGCAACCTCGTCACCCTGGACGAGCGCGAGCCGCCGCGCGACCCGTTCTTCCGCCGCGCCGAGGAGCGCGACGTGCCCCCCGAGCTCAACGCGGCGCAGGCCGAGGCCGCGGAGCGCATCGACGCGGCGCTCGCGGCGCTGTCCGCGCCGCCCGGGGGAGGGGAGCACCCCGCGAGCACCCACCAGGAGCCGCGGCGCATCGCCCAGGAGCCGCGGCCGAGCGCGTTCCTCCTCTTCGGCGTGACCGGCTCCGGCAAGACCGAGGTGTACCTGCGCGCCATCAAGAGCTGCCTCGAGCGGGGCCGCGGCGCGCTCGTCATGGTGCCGGAGATCGCCCTCACCCCGCAGCTCGTCGCGCGCTTCCGCGCCCGCTTCGGCGACGAGCTCGCCGTGCTGCACAGCGGGCTGAGCGACGCCGACCGCCACGCGATGTGGGCGAGCCTCCACGTCGGCAAGGTGCGCGTCGCCATCGGGGCGCGCTCCGCGCTGTTCGCGCCGGTGCCGGACCTCGGCCTCATCCTCGTCGATGAGGAGCACGACGGCTCGTTCAAGCAGGAGGAGGGCGTGCGCTACCACGCGCGCGACATGGCGCTGCTCCGCGCCCACCGCGCGGGGGCGGTGTGCGTGCTCGGCTCCGCGACGCCTTCCATCGAGTCCGTCGCGCTCGTGCGCCGCGGCAAGCTCGCCGAGCTGCGCCTGCCGGACCGCGCGCACCGCGAGGCCAGCCTCCCCGAGGTCTCCCTCGTCGATCTCCGCCGCTTCGGCGCCGGCCCCTCGGGCGATCCGCTGATCTCCCTGCCGCTGCACCGCGCGCTCGAGAAGACGCTCGCGGCGAAGGAGCAGGCGATCCTCTTCCTGAACCGCCGCGGCTTCGCCCCGAGCGTCGTCTGCGGCTCGTGCGGGACGCTGACCACGTGCGACGCCTGCTCGGTCGCGCTGACGTACCACCGCGGGCGGCGCCGCGACGCGCGCCCGCCCTCGCCGGCCGGCGCGCCCGCGCCGGCGGCGCCGCTCGAGGAGCGGCCGGAGGGGGGGCGGCTGCGCTGCCACTACTGCGACTATGCGGGGCCGCTGCCGGACCGCTGCGGCTCGTGCGGCGCGCGGAACCTGCTGCTCGAGGGGCTCGGCACCGAGCGGCTCGAGGCCACGATCGCGGGCTCGTTCCCGGAGGCGCGCGTGGCGCGCCTCGATCGCGACGTCGCCGGCAAGGATCGCTCGCAGGCGATCCTCGCGAGGATGCGCGAGGGCAAGATCGACATCCTGGTCGGCACGCAGATGGTCACGAAGGGCCATGACCTGCCCAACGTGACCCTGGTCGGCGTGGTGAACGCCGACGCCGCGCTCGGGCTGCCCGACTTCCGCGCGGCCGAGCGCGGCTTCCAGCTGCTCGTGCAGGTGGCCGGGCGTGCGGGGCGGCGCGACCGCCCCGGCCGGGTGCTCATCCAGACGCGCAACCCCGAGCACCCGGCCATCGCGTTCGCCGCGGCGCACGACGTGCCTGGCTTCCTCGAGCGGGAGATCCGCGACCGCGAGGAGGTGGGTTATCCGCCCGCCACGCGCCTCGCGCTGCTCCGGATCGACGCGGTCGACGAGGGCGTGGGGCGCGGCGCTGCGGCGAAGCTCGCGGCCCACGCCCGCACCTGCCCCGAAGGGGTCGCCCGGCGCGTCGAGGTGCTCGGCCCGTCGGCGGCGCCGATCGCGCGCCTGCGCGGGCGCTACCGGTTCCGGGTGCTCCTGAGGGCGCGGGAGCGCGGTCCGCTCCGGGGGGCGCTCGCGGCGCTGGCCGGGCTGATAAGGGATGGCCTTGATCGGAACGCCCGGGTGATGATCGACGTGGATCCGGTCGCCATGCTGTGA
- a CDS encoding helix-turn-helix domain-containing protein, which translates to MSDELPKEVGRAIRVLRQLHGLTYAEFAEKARLSATYLRQVERGERDLGLGALALIAQGLDCDARLLLPGDGRSPVSAVVADRFDRAPEALQEALLFLLIEPDDSPKKQAILALINEDPERARLRSRPRSEERGSRGSAPSSSSRRGR; encoded by the coding sequence ATGAGCGATGAGCTTCCCAAGGAGGTCGGTCGGGCCATTCGCGTGCTCCGGCAGCTGCACGGGCTCACTTACGCCGAGTTCGCCGAGAAAGCGCGCCTCTCGGCGACCTACCTGCGGCAGGTCGAGCGCGGCGAACGCGATCTCGGGCTCGGCGCGCTGGCGCTCATCGCACAGGGGCTCGACTGCGATGCTCGGCTCCTCCTGCCCGGCGACGGGAGGAGCCCGGTCTCCGCGGTCGTCGCCGATCGCTTCGATCGCGCGCCCGAGGCCCTCCAGGAGGCGCTCCTCTTCCTGTTGATCGAGCCCGACGACTCGCCGAAGAAGCAGGCCATCCTCGCGCTCATCAACGAGGATCCGGAGCGCGCGCGGCTCCGCTCGCGGCCTCGGTCGGAGGAGCGCGGGTCGCGCGGCTCCGCCCCCTCGTCATCGAGCCGGCGCGGGCGATGA
- a CDS encoding sigma-70 family RNA polymerase sigma factor, giving the protein MLVRRWLRLLGVPRRDRWDIAQNVMLAAHESFGNYDPELGPSDRWLNKIAVHAASHYGLRERRRREEPLPDDFDAELDEPSAEEQIISECDRLFVLAVLRELDAEFGAILMAHDIEGVPMADFASRAGIPLSTAYKRRSRALAAFQQLATRRLASMPGAETRGGGRQESGAGPPRVTGWSART; this is encoded by the coding sequence GTGCTCGTGCGGCGATGGCTCCGCCTCCTGGGGGTTCCGCGCCGGGATCGCTGGGACATCGCGCAGAACGTGATGCTCGCGGCGCACGAGAGCTTCGGGAACTACGATCCGGAGCTCGGGCCGTCCGATCGCTGGCTGAACAAGATCGCGGTCCACGCCGCGTCCCACTACGGGCTGCGCGAGCGGCGCCGGAGGGAGGAGCCGTTGCCGGACGACTTCGACGCAGAGCTCGACGAGCCCTCGGCCGAGGAGCAGATCATCTCGGAGTGCGATCGCCTGTTCGTGCTCGCGGTCCTGCGCGAGCTCGACGCCGAGTTCGGCGCGATCCTCATGGCCCACGACATCGAGGGCGTCCCGATGGCGGACTTCGCGAGCCGGGCCGGAATCCCCCTCTCGACGGCGTACAAGCGGCGGAGCCGAGCGCTCGCCGCATTTCAGCAGCTGGCCACGCGGCGCCTCGCGTCGATGCCCGGCGCAGAGACGCGGGGCGGTGGCCGGCAGGAGTCCGGCGCCGGGCCACCTCGCGTCACGGGCTGGTCCGCGCGGACGTGA
- a CDS encoding prephenate dehydratase: MSADAGKPGTARGDGAASDAAEVPAPRQRVAYFGRPGTFSHEVASRRFDASADLTPRRTISEVFDAVAGGATTYGVVPIENALGGPIYDTVDQLIRREGTGAALAVCEELSLHVTLSLLGRAGVAPKRIYSHFVPLKHCGDWLRETYPDAQILEAESTAEAVERAAQDGEACAIGNKGAAAIYKLEILVPKLGAKGENITRFFIVGKTAEPPASGGRTLLLFGLDHRPGALVAALSALGRHHINLTRIVSRALPDSPEEYLFLVECEGSTEEPAFKEALALLEQHATGVRSLGSFRVSQKYE; the protein is encoded by the coding sequence ATGTCGGCTGACGCGGGGAAGCCAGGGACGGCGCGCGGCGACGGCGCGGCGAGCGACGCGGCGGAGGTCCCGGCGCCGCGCCAGCGGGTCGCCTACTTCGGGCGGCCCGGGACGTTCAGCCACGAGGTCGCGTCCCGGCGCTTCGACGCGAGCGCGGACCTCACGCCCCGGCGCACCATCTCGGAGGTGTTCGACGCCGTGGCCGGCGGCGCGACGACCTACGGCGTCGTGCCGATCGAGAACGCGCTGGGCGGCCCGATCTACGACACCGTCGATCAGCTGATCCGCCGCGAGGGCACCGGCGCCGCGCTCGCCGTGTGCGAGGAGCTCTCGCTGCACGTCACGCTGTCGCTCCTCGGCAGGGCGGGCGTGGCGCCGAAGCGCATCTATTCGCACTTCGTCCCGCTCAAGCACTGCGGCGACTGGCTGCGCGAGACCTACCCAGACGCGCAGATCCTCGAGGCCGAGAGCACCGCCGAGGCCGTCGAGCGCGCGGCGCAGGACGGCGAGGCCTGCGCGATCGGCAACAAGGGCGCGGCGGCCATCTACAAGCTGGAGATCCTCGTGCCGAAGCTCGGCGCGAAGGGCGAGAACATCACGCGCTTCTTCATCGTCGGGAAGACCGCGGAGCCGCCGGCGTCGGGGGGGCGGACGCTGCTCCTGTTCGGGCTGGACCACCGCCCGGGCGCCCTGGTCGCGGCGCTCTCCGCGCTCGGGAGACACCACATCAACCTCACGCGCATCGTCTCTCGCGCGCTGCCCGACAGCCCTGAAGAGTACCTCTTCCTCGTCGAGTGCGAGGGCAGCACGGAGGAGCCTGCGTTCAAGGAGGCCCTCGCGCTGCTCGAGCAGCACGCGACGGGCGTACGCTCGCTCGGCTCGTTCCGCGTCAGCCAGAAGTACGAGTAG